The Desulfovibrio sp. genome contains the following window.
AAGATCAGGCCCGGTGCTGCCGCCACGACTGCACGGTATTGCTCAGCAGCATGGCAATGGTCATGGGGCCGACGCCGCCGGGCACAGGCGTGATGGCATGCGCCTTGGGGCTTACGCTGGCAAAGTCCGCATCGCCGCACAGACCTTCGGGAGTGCGGTTGATGCCCACATCAATGACCACCGCGCCCTGGCGCACCATGTCGCCTGTGATGCAGCGCGGCCTGCCCATGGCAAGAAACAGAAAATCGGCCTGACGGCACTGCTCGGCAAGATCGGGCGTACGCGAATGGCATACTGTCACCGTGGCGTCGCCAAAACGGCCAGAACGGGCCAGCAGCATGGCCAGCGGTTTGCCCACAATGTTGGAGCGGCCCACAACCACGGCCTTCTTGCCGCTGGTGGGCAGGTCGTAGCGGCGCAGCAGTTCCATGACCCCGGCGGGCGTGCAGGAGACAAAACCTGGCAAGCCCAGCGAAAGGCGGCCCACGCTCACAGGGTGGAAACCGTCCACGTCCTTTTCCGGATCAATGGCCAGCAGGCATTCCTGCGCGTCCAGCCCCTTGGGCAGGGGCAGTTGCAGCAGGATGCCGTCCACAGCGGGATTGGCGT
Protein-coding sequences here:
- the folD gene encoding bifunctional methylenetetrahydrofolate dehydrogenase/methenyltetrahydrofolate cyclohydrolase FolD yields the protein MILIDGKKTAADIRAELGAEVAAACAVGHRAPGLAVILVGEDPASQVYVRNKERACAEAGIVSFPHHLPATTSQQDLLRLIAECNANPAVDGILLQLPLPKGLDAQECLLAIDPEKDVDGFHPVSVGRLSLGLPGFVSCTPAGVMELLRRYDLPTSGKKAVVVGRSNIVGKPLAMLLARSGRFGDATVTVCHSRTPDLAEQCRQADFLFLAMGRPRCITGDMVRQGAVVIDVGINRTPEGLCGDADFASVSPKAHAITPVPGGVGPMTIAMLLSNTVQSWRQHRA